The window TGGGCAAAAAGTTCCTGATGCCGGGGGGATGAAAGCCGCCCCAGAGCCTGACCGCCATCAAGGGCCTGTTTCACCGACTTGACAAGGCGATCCGGATCAAAGGGCTTAAGGATATAATCCATGGCCCCGATCTTCATACATTTAACAGCCGTATCCACTTCAACATCGCCTGTAATTACAATCACAGGTATTCTTGGCCAGGTTTTGCGGATACTTTTCAATAAATAATCACCATTGATATGAGGCATATTCAAATCCAGGAGAACCAGGCCTGGAATTCTGCGCTCCATGTTCCTGATCACATCCCTTGAATCTTGAATGGCAAAAATATTGTCAAAACCTGCCATTCGCAAAGCAGCTTCTACTGCAACAAGAATATTTGGATCATCATCCACTATAAATATGGGATTATCCGGATTTGGTGAATTCAAAACGCTTATAATCTCCTTGATGCTAATATAAATCCTGGCAGGGCAATACCCCCAAAAACCGACGAGGCTCCTTCAGTCAACCGCAGATCACCTTCCGTCTTGCCATCCATTGAAAATTTTTCTATTATGGAAGAAAGCAACATAAAAATGTGTGGCGGTACACAAGGCAAAGGTCAATACCGGGGGAATAATCATCCTCTATCGAAATATTCTTATATTCATAGTCCGACGCTTTAAAACCAGAGTCAAGCAAGTCAACCTCCCTGAATTTAAGGGTTAGGCAGGCATCTTTGTTCTCTATCTTTATCCGGAAAAATTATCGCATGTCAACCGCTGTTCAAAAAACATGACAAAAAACCGAACAAAAATGTAAATTTTTACCCAGTTATTCCGATAATAACATCATGGGGGTTTCTACCGATAGATACAAGCACAACCCACACCCCAGCCCTTTTTGAGTTTCAACATTTTTTTAACGACTTAAAACGAAATGGCATATAACTTGCTGTACTTATTTTTAACAAAACTTATGACAAACACACAAATCAATTACTTATAAAAAAGGAATTAAAAAATGGACAGCAATAAAAAAATATTTGAAGTACGAAAGACTTTTGGACTCAGTGTCCTGCTTAAACTGACCCGCAAAGCCATAGACGGAATAGAGATCAGCGAAACAAACGGAAAATACCGCTCTAATCTTGACCACGATGAAATGAACCGTGCCGTGACCCGCACCATGGCTTCCCACAACATTCAGTTGAAGATCGGATAATTTTTTCCCGCATACCTTTATGAGGTATGTGGTTTGGCCCCGACTAAAGTATTATCTGTCCGGACACCGGAAAGCATTGATGTGCTTTCCGGTGTTTTGTATTTTTTGGCGCCTTCATGGAAAAATAACGCTACAAAAATAAAATATTCCATATTTGTAACTATAATCATATGCCGATTTCCTGATAAAAAGGTGGCATTCACTTCTAATTTACTTTATGACTGTCCATGAAAGTTTAGCCAGGGCACATTACTGGTATAACAGCCATAGGCGGCCCGGCCTTTCAACGTTTAAGCTCACTCCCTATACAAAAAAGGAATTTAAACCCGTTGGAGTTTTTAATTAGAAGGCCAGGTAAAAGCTATTACATGACAAACCGGTTACATATAAAATGATCAAAATAGTAATGGTAGGATTGGGTGGCGCCATGGGAGCCATGTGCCGCTATCTGGTATATGAAGGGTATATCAATGCTGTAAAAGATGAACCCCTTCCTTTAGGAACCATCACCGTCAATGTTTTAGGATGCTTTATCATTGGTTTTTTAGGTGGCCTTGCAGATGCGCGGCAAATCTTTCCCCCTGAGATAAGATTGCTTATTTTCACCGGATTTTTGGGGGGATTCACCACATTCTCCACCTTTGGTTTTGAACTGTTTTTATATATGCGCAACGGACAGATTGGCCTGGCCATTCTAAACGGGCTTATTCAGTTATGTGCGGGGCTTGTATTTGTATGGGCGGGTTTTATGCTGTCAAAAGCTTTCTAAAAATAGATAATACATTTTTGTCTCCAATTTGTCTCACCCTCTATTATCCAGCTCCTCCCCCCCCCTCAAAAAAAACCGGGCCACCCATTTTTTAGCAGGGTTGCCCGGGAAGGGAAAACGAAGAAAGTATACTGAAATATACAGGAAATGATCAGGCGGTCACAAGATCTTTGCAAATGGTTGCAATTTCAAGCTCTTCATCTGTTGGGACCACCCAGACTTCCACGGCACTGTCATGAGTAGAGATCCGGCCGGATTTACCCCTTAACCCGGCATTTAGCTCTTGATCCACTATAATACCCAGGTGTTCAAGCCCTTCCAGACATTTCTCCCGGACCTGGCTGTCATTTTCCCCGATACCGGCGGTAAAGGCAATGGCATCCAGCCGGCCAAGCACGGCATAGTAAGCACCGATATATTTTTTAATACCGTGACAAAGCATCTCAAAGGCAAGTCTGGCATTATCATCTCCCTGGCTTATGGCTTTGTGGATATCCCGCATGTCATTCATTCCGCAGATCCCCAGAAGACCGCTTTCACGGTCAAGAATGGTCTGAATTTCCGCGGCACTTTTCCCCGTACAGGAAGATAGATAAGCCGGCAGAGAAGGATCAATATCACCACACCGGGTTCCCATGATCAACCCTGACGTGGGCGTCATCCCCATGGAGGTTTCCCGGCAGATGCCGCCTTTGACAGCGGTCATGGACGAGCCATTGCCCAGGTGGCAGACAATATTGTTCAAATTGTCCAAAGGTTTTTCCATCAGATCGGCGAGTTTCCTGGTGACATAGGCGTGGGAGGTGCCATGAAACCCATATCGTCTGACTTTGAAATCTTTGTAAAAAGCTGCAGGCAAGGCGACCCGGTACACATAATCAGGCAGACTGCCTGCAAACAACGTATCAAATACAGCAACCGAAGGCACGCCGGGGAAATGAGCCATGGCCGCCTCAATACCGGCCAGGTTGGCCGGGTTATGCAAAGGCGCCAGCACAATATTCTGCCGAATTCCTTCAATGGCCTTTTCATCTACAATGCAGTTTGCCTTGAAAAATTCGCCGCCCTGGGCCACCCGATGCCCAATGGCTAAAAGCTCCTGTGCTGACCTAACAAGCGGATCATCACCCGCCATAAGAAGCTCAGCCACCTTTTCGATGGCCTGGGTGTGAGTCTCAAAGCATTCGAATATCTCACTTTTCTCACCGGGACCCGAATCAGGGTAGAGCGTGTGAGCCAGACTGCTTTGGGAACTGCCAATACGCTCCACCAACCCCGCACATATGGCCCTGGGGCCGGCCAGGTCAAACAATTTATACTTCAAGGAGGAACTTCCTGAATTAATGACAAGTACTTTCATTTTTCCACCCTTCTTTTAAATGCTTTTAATTTTGACCCGGGCGTCAGACATCCGACACCTGTAGTCTAATGATTTCTTACGATCCCAAGACCCTTGAATATCCCCATGAAGATTCAGAAGAGCTGGTTTTAAGTCCTGGGGTGATAATAGTTTTAATCGAAGCTGTTTGCCGCGTGTTGTGACTTCTGACCCGTAAGCAGGTCTTTATACGGCAAGCCCCCTGAGCCTAGTTCCTTAGGGTGGCGACCAATCGTCTGGGATTTTCAAAAAAAGCAAAGACATCCAGAACATTGCGAACCATCACATCGGCGGCCATCAAGGCCTGCAGCGCCATCCCTTCATCCCCGACCACGGCAACGCCCAATTTGGCATGCTTAAGCATCAAGGCATCGTTAACACCGTTGCCCACAGCCATTGTGGCATCCGCACCCATGCGGTTAAGCACATCCAGCTTTTTTCGATCCTGATCCTGGTTTGAAATGAGCACAACTTTAGCCTTCACCCCCTCAAGCTGGGTTCGAACTGAACCGAAAGTGTCGGCCGTCACCACATGAAAATCAAGCTGTCCGGCAAGCCGGTTCATGGCCGGCCCCACCCCGTCAAAAAGGCGGCCATCCGTTGCGATGGTGCCGTTGTAGTCAAACATCACATTTTGAATATCAACCGGACCGGTGCCTGGAATTTCAATGCGGATCATGCCTCCTCCTGACAAAACTTTAAATATATTGTTCAGTTATCTATATCTATCCGTACACCTTATAAACCGCACCAGGTGATATTATTTTCTACGTCTTCCCGTGGACTGATGACCTGGTTCGCAGGAAAATCCCAGTCAGGGTAACCCATTGCAATGGCTGCGAGCAATCGCTTATCATCGGGAATTTGAAGAATTTCTCTGATTGCGTCGGAATAGGTGATGCCCTGGTTCTCAATGCAGGTGCCAAGCCCCAAATCAACGGCAGCCAGACAGATATTTTGAATGACCAAGCCGGCATCCAGGTAGTCGCCTTCAATGGGACGAGATTTATCACCCACAAGAACGATGGCAGCAGGCGCATCAAAATACCGGAGTCCGCGAATGCTTCTTCTCTGTTCAATGGTATCCTTTAATTCCATTATTTCCTTTCCTTCTTGGCTGACTCCTATGTTTCATGTATTAAAACTTGTGGATTAATGCCAGGCAGTTTAATGTTAACTGCAATTAATATTCAATACTTTTTATGAAATTTAATGGTGTATAAAATTATATTATTATGATGAACACAAAACAAATCACCAATAGACACTCAGCGGATCAGGACCCGGCCATTCACCACTTTCAGGCCCAGGTGTATTATGAAGACACGGATCACTCCGGCGTGGTTTACCACTCCAACTATCTGAAATTTTTTGAACGGGCCAGAGAAAATATCTTCGGTGTTCAAAACCTGGTCCAGATGTGGCACGACAAACACATCGGTTTTGCCGTCTACAAAGCAGATATCGGATACCACGACGGGGCGCAATTCGGGGATCTTCTGGATATACGGACCACCTGGGAAAAACAGGGCGCATACCGGGTGGTATTTTTCCACAGTGCCTGGCGGCCGGGCCAAAATAAGCCAGCGGTGACCTGCACCCTGGAGCTTGTGTGTCTGGGGCCGGGCAAAAAACTGTTACCCATTCCTGAATTTGATTTTCTGGATCAGGAAAACTTAAACTGACAGGATTTTACAACTTTTTTACAATCGTTTTACCCCGGTTTGACACATGGTTTTTTCCAATGGGCTATCCTTGGGCCGTAAGTAAAAAACAGCCGAATAAAAAAGCGCGGTGACTTTGACTTGCACTTTAAAACCCATACCTCACAAAAAGGAGAACGCCATGACAACCAGGATAACCCAAGCTATCTTAATTTTTACTCTTTTCATTTTTTCGGGCACCCAAGCCATGGCAGCCCAAGGCAGCATTCTCTGCCGGGTGGAAACCGACAGGTCCATACTGCCGGCTGATGCTCCCCAGAACGTAATTTTAAAAATCACCCTGGATGCCCCGAAGCTGCCCGAAAACACCAATCGTCCCCGGGTGAATATTGCCCTGGTCATGGACCGGTCAGGCTCCATGGGCGGCACTAAAATTGAGATGGCCAAGGCGGCAGCCATGGAAGCCCTGGCCCGGCTGGGCAAGAATGATCTGTTTTCCCTTGTCACCTATGATACGGATGTCACCACCCTGATCCCGGCTCAGAACGTAAGGGAAACAGCCGCCATCATTGGCGCCATAAAAAGAATTGAGGCCGGCGGAAACACAGCCCTTTTCGGCGGTGTAAGCCAGGGTGCCGCAGAAATCAGAAAAAACATTGAAGACGATTATGTCCACCGGATAGTGCTTTTGTCCGATGGACTGGCCAATGTCGGTCCGAGCAACCCCGCGGATCTGGGGCGTCTTGGCGCTGGCCTGTTCAAGGAAAACATTTCGGTCACCACTGTGGGCGTGGGCACGGACTACAATGAGGATCTCATGGCCCGGCTGGCCCAGAAAAGTGACGGCAACACCTACTTTGCCCAGTCCGGCAGGGATCTTCCCCGGATATTTGCAGCGGAATTGGGCAATGTGCTCAATGTGGTGGCCAAGCAGGTGGTGGTGACCATTACCCTGCCTTCGGGCATTGAACCTGTGGAGATCATCGGCAGGGAAGGTCGAATCCGGAACAACCGCATTGAACTGGCCATGAACCAGCTTTACGGGGGCCAGGAAAAATTCGCCCTGGTGGAAGTACGCATGAAAGGATACAAAGACGGCAGTTCAATTGAAATTGCAAAAGCCGATGTCTCTTATCAGGATCCTTTTTCCATGAAAAACCTGAATACCCAGGCAAGGGCCACAGCCCGCTTCAGTCGAGACCAGACCAAGGTCACAGCGTCCACCAATGCCCAGGTGATCAAGGATTATCAGCTCAACCTCAATGCTCTGGCCCAGGAAAAAGCCATTGAACTGTCCGACCAGGGAAAAAACAAAGAGGCTGTCCAGGAATTGAGACGATCTGCGGCTGCACTTTCAGGCTTTGCCGGCAAGTATGATGACAAAGACGCACTTGAAGAAGCCCGGGAGACCGAAGCCCAGGCAGATATGCTTGAAGTTCAGGGCATGAGCAAAAAAAGCAGAAAAGAGCTTCGGACCAAATCTTACCAGATGAAAAACCAGCAGATTCAAAAATAGGCCTTGATGACCAGTCGGCGCTCAATCATTATATTCTGGACCCTGCTTATAGTCCCTGCACTGGTGCTGGCAGGGTCTGCCTTTCGCCACCTCAGCCTTGAACAGGATCGGATACGCATGGCCGGAATCACTGCCCTTGAAGACCAGGCCCGGCTGGTCACCGAAAATATAGACCGGACAATGGACGCCATCCAGATCAATCTGACCCGGTCCCTGCTTGATATCCATGCAAAAGACTTACCCTCCCATATTCTTGGAGAACGTCTTTTAGCATGGGAAGCAGTCAATCCCCTGGTGCGCAATGTGTTTATTTTCAATCCCCAAAAAGGCCTGCTGTATCCCCGGCGATCCCGGGCAGCCACTGGGGAGGAAAGGCAGTTTATCAACCGGTTCACCCCGCTTATGACCGGTAAAATTCCCTTTAATTTTAATCACCCGGCCGATGCGGAAAATAAAACGGCTGCCACAAAAACAACCCGGTCCGGCAGCCTTTACACGCTGTCCAAGCAATCCGTTCCCCCGATACCAATGAAAAAATACACAGAGGCGGGTACTGCAGCCCAGCCCCTGGGCCACTCCGGCTGGATACCCTGGTTTAGCGACAACCAGCTTTATGTACTGGGATGGGTACAGCCAGAGCAAAAAGGTCTGATCTATGGGGTTGAGCTGGAGATGATGGCGCTTTTATCCCGGCTGATAACCACCATTCCCCTGAACAGCCGTCCCGGCACAGCTCTTATGGTCATGGACGGCAACGGCGCCATCATTCACCACACAGGCCCCCTGAAATTTGACCATACACCCAGCACAAAGGAGGCAGTAATCAGAATGGATATATCCCCACGCCTGCCCCACTGGTCTGTGTGCGTGTTCATGGATGATTCAGTCCTGTCAGGACGTAACACCTTTCTGGTTCTTGCCCTAATTCTTGTGGGTATTCTGGTGACAGCAATTATATCCGCAGGTATCTTGATCACCCGATTGACCCTGGCCCAGATCAGAGATGCCAGACAGAAAACATCCTTTGTGGCAGCAGTATCCCATGAGTTGAAAACCCCTTTGACCAGTATTCGCATGTATGCGGAGCTGCTGTTATCAAAACGGGTTTCTGATCCTGAAAAACAGCACTCATATCTTGATGTGATGGTGGCGGAAAGCCAAAGGCTTACCCGGCTGATCAATAATATTCTTGATTTCGGAAAAATTGAGCAGGGTCAAAAAAACTACCAAATCAGTGAGTTTGACATGGGTGAATTTCTATACGAATGCATTGCCACAAATGAAATCCGGTTAAAAAAGGCTGGATTTGAGCTTATCTTACAAATTCCAGACCAGGCATTTCCTGTAAAAACAGACAGGGATGCCATGGCCCAGGTATTTCTTAACCTCATGGACAATGCCATCAAATACGCAGGATCAGGCCAATTCCTGAAAATCATTATGGACAGGTCATCCCAGAATATTCAGATAAAATTCCAGGATGACGGCCCGGGCATCCCCCCGGCTCTAAGGGAAAAGATATTTGACAAATTTTTCAGGGCTGACAATTCATTAACCACATCAAAGCCGGGGTCGGGATTAGGCTTGAGCATCACCCGGCACATGCTTCGGGATTTAGGCGGCGATATCGTCATGGACACAAATCTTTCCCGGGGTGCAGGCTTTAAAATAAGGATACCCATCCATGAATAATACAACCATACTTGTGGCCGAAGACGACCCCAATATCCGCACCGGCCTGATCGACACCCTGGAAAGCGAAGGCTATCAGGTCATCGAAGCAGGTGACGGCAATGAAGCCCTTTCCTCCTTTGAACAACAAAAACCGGATCTGGTGCTTTTGGACGTGATGATGCCAGGAAAAAGCGGTTATGATGTGTGCCGGGCCATTCGGACAAAAGATGTTCGGGTGCCGATAATCATGCTCACAGCCAAAGGAGAAGAGATCGACAAGGTGGTGGGCCTGAAACTTGGCGCAGACGATTACATCACCAAACCCTTCGGGATTCATGAACTTCTGGCAAGAATTGATGCGGTTCTCCGCCGGTCCCAGTTGGCAGGAGTCCCGGCACAGAAAAGCAAGGAACTCTTTTCATTTTCAGGCTTTACGGTGGACCCCAAACGATTCAAACTCACAGGCCCCGACAAAAGTTTCGATTTATCAAAAAAAGAGATAGATCTGCTGAAGCTTTTTACCGAACATCCCGGTGAAGTGCTCGACAGAGACACCATTTTGAACCGGATCTGGGGTGTGGGATATGGCGGTACCACCCGGACCCTTGATCAACACATTGCAATCTTAAGAAAAAAAGTTGAAAAAAAACCGGCTGAACCCAAAATCATCACAACCGTTCACGGGATTGGGTACCGGTTTAAACTACATAAGTAGCTAAACGGACTCTTTCTCCAGAACACTCAATCCCACGATTTTATGACCTGGATGCCGTCCTTGTTCAGGGTCTGAAATATGACGGATTTCCACTTTGTACACCTCCAAAGAAAGGCCGGCACCCTGGCGAAGAGTAACTGAAAAGACCTGCCCCTCTTGGATGTATTCCAGTACCTTGGAATCCTGTCTTGCCAGGATACCTAAACCTGTGCCACTCCAATCCCTTAAAGGAAACTGATAGACAATCACACAACCTGGGAACGTAAATTCAACGCTGGCACCGTCGGCAACCGCTGTCCTCACCTGTGCACGGAGGTCTTCGTTTCCTGAATAATTCTCATTTTCCATAATCAGCCTGATTGTTAAATAAAAGTATGGATTATATGTAAGCCATTTCACCCATTCAAATCAACCCTTTGTTACCCTGCTCCGCAATTTCCGGTTAAAATATTTAATTTTTTATAAATTTTTGTAAAATATTAATTTTTTTTATGAATTTCTGATTAAATATGCAATTTTTCTATGACAATATTGACATGGCTATAGCCAAAGCCTTATACACTGGAAATTATGAACAAAATCCGCTCAAGGAAATACTGCAAGGAATGCAGCAAACCCAGCGGAACTGATTTATGTACCAGTAGTATTTTAACAGCATCTAGGAGGTGCCCGTGAAAAAACAACAGACGTTGCCTGGAATGCAACATGAAAATTTAGGAGTAACCAGGCGGTGCTTCCTGAAAACCGTTGCCGGTGCAGCAGCCGGCATTGGTGCATCCCAGGTGGTGAACCCGGCGCTGGTTAAGGCCCTTGAAAAAGGACTGACACGACATCCGGTGCTCTGGATTCAGGGACAGGGATGTACAGGTTGTTCGGTCAGTCTGCTCAACAGCGTTGATCCCCCCATAGCAGATGTGCTTTTAAAAGTTATCAGCCTGCAATACCACCCCACAGTAATGGCCAGCGAAGGCGAGACGGCCCTGGAAAACCTGTTCGGTATTGCCAAGGAATACCAGGGAAAATTTTCCATCGTCGTGGAGGGAGCCATTCCGACAGCAGCAGATGGCAAGTACTGTGTTGTCGGCGAATACGGACGCACAGAGTACACCATGGTTGACCTGATCAAAAAAGTAGCTCCCATGGCCGGTTCCTGCATTGCCGTGGGCACCTGTGCCGCATACGGCGGTATTCCTGCAGCCAAGGGCAATGTCACCGGTGCCACCGGCTGCACAGATTTTTTCGCGGACAACGGCATTCAAACCCCGCTTATCAATATCCCGGGTTGCCCGCCCCATCCGGACTGGATTGTCCTGTCCATCGTACATCTGCTGGAAAATGGCATTCCCGATCTGGATGACCAGGGCCGGCCCATGCTCTTCTTTGGAGAAAATATCCATGACAACTGCCCCAGACTGGAAATGTATGAGGCAGACGAACTTTCAAAAATTCTGTCGGACCCCAAAGGGTGCCGCATGGACCTGGGGTGCAAGGGACCGTCCACGTATGCGGACTGTTACAAGAGAAAATGGAACAGCGGCTTGAACTGGTGTGTGGATAACGCTGTCTGTATCGGTTGTGTTGAACCCGGTTTCCCGGATGAGTCATCACCCTTTTACGAACCCGCATGATTTACCGAAACAGATACACACTGAGGAGAAATATTTATGTCAGGCTGCAAGCCGGCTTCCGACCCTGTCGGGAGCACTAAAAAACTTAAAATAAGCATTGATCCGGTCACAAGGATCGAAGGCCACCTGAAAGCCGAGGTAGAAGTCAAAAACGGGGTTGTTGTGGACGCCCGCATGTCAGGCGGCATGTATCGCGGATTTGAACAGATCCTTGTGGGCCGAGATCCCCGGGATGCGGTACAGATCACCCAGAGAATCTGCGGCGTATGCCCCACAGCCCATGCCACGGCCTCGTCCCTTGCCCTGGACGATGCTTTTGGCGTAACACTCACGGACAACGGACGAATCGCCAGAAACCTGATCCTGGGTGCCAACTTCATCCAATCCCATATCCTGCATTTCTACCACCTGGCTGCACTGGATTATGTCAACGGCCCGAACACAGCGCCTTTTATCCCCAGATATAAAAACAATGATATCCGGATACCCAAGGAGATCAATGACGCAGCCGTTGCCCAGTACCTTGAAGCCCTTGAAATGCGTAAAATCTGCCATGAAATGGTGGCCCTTCTGGGCGGCAAAATGCCCCATGTTCAAGGTATTGTCGTGGGCGGAACAACGGAAATCCCCACCAGGGAAGCCCTGAATGCCTATGCGGAGCGGTTCAAAAAAGTTAAAAAATTCGTCATGGAAAAATATATTCCGGTGGTTTACACCCTGGCAGGACCTTACGGTGATCTGCTCAAGACCGGTGTGGGCCATAAAAACCTGGTCTCCTGGGGCGTTTTCCCCATGGACAGCAAAGGCACAACCCTACTGAAACCGGGTGTTTACACCGACGGAAAAGATTATAAAGTGGATCCCGCCCAAATCAAGGAATATGTCAAATACTCCTGGTTTGAACAGAGCACCACCGGTCTGAATCCCACCAGGGGCCAGACCCGACCGGAACCGGGCAAGGCTGGCGCATACTCATTTATCAAGGCGCCCAGGTACAATGACAAACCCCATGAAGGCGGTCCTTTGGCCAGAATGTGGGCCACCAATCCGGAACTGTCCAAAACCGGCCAGCAAGCCCTGGGCGTAAAAAAACTGCGCGATATCGGCGATGCCTGTTTCTCAATTCTGGGGCGTCACGTGGCAAGGGCAGAAGAGACTGCTCTGGTTGCCGGAGCGGTTGAAATATGGCTTGCCCAGGCCACCCCGGGCAAGGAGACCTTTGTCCCGGCGGATATCCCCGAAAACGCAGAAGGCCTTGGTATGACAGAAGCGCCCCGGGGCGCGCTTCTCCACTATGTGGACATCAAGGACTCCGTGATATCCAATTACCAGATCACCTCCGCCACGATCTGGAACGCCAATCCCAGGGACGATATGGACCAGAGAGGGCCCATTGAAGAAGCTTTGATCGGCGTACCCGTACCCGATGTTGACAATCCGGTAAATATCGGGCGCCTGATACGCGCCTATGACCCCTGACTGGGTTGCGCCGTCCACGTGCTGGACGCAGACACAGGCAAAGAAATAAAAGTGGAAGTTCCCCTGTGATGGGAAACCCCATTTCCTGATCCAACTATAAAAACAACAGGGTGGCGCTTTACGGCCCCCTGTTGTATCAATCTTCAATTACGCAGCACATCGAAAAACAAGATCGGCAATCAGACAATGAAAAAATTACTGGTGCTTGGTGTGGGAAATATTCTCATGCAGGACGAAGGCTTTGGCGTCCACGCCATCAATGCATTTTGGGAGGAAAAAGAGGACTGGAAAGACGCAGACGTGGATTTCATAGACGGCGGTACCTTTACCCAGGACATCTTTTACCTGTTTGAAGCGTATGAAAACGTTCTGGTACTGGATATTGTCAGAGCCAATCAGCCCCCCGGCACAATTTTCACGCGGGAAGAACACCAGCTGCGAAAAGACAAGAAGCAGATGCTCTCTTTGCACGACATTGATCTTTTGGACTCCTTAGGTATGGCTCAGATGCGTGGCCACAGGCCATATCTGAGGGTCGTGGGCATTGAACCGGCCATCATTGACTGGGGAACACAACTTACACCGCCTCTTGCTGCCGCATTTCCTGATTATTTAAAAATAGTTCGACAACAGATTATAAAGCTCCTTGGAGCATCCGACAAAGACTGATGCCCCAAAAAACCGGGGTCGGAAAATCATTATTTTTGAATTCGACCCCGATGGTACTGTCATTCTATTAGCGGTTCGTCTGATGCACAGATGAACAGGCTTTCATCAACTGGGAAACATGTCGTCTGCAATATCCACAGCCACGGAGCATGTGCCAAGCAGTGCTGCAAACCGTCCCATGGTAACGGGCAGTACGGTCTGGGCATAGAACTCAAGACTCTTGATCACGCCCTGGTAAAAAGAAATATCTTTCTTTTTGGCCTTTTCAAGCTTTGTGGCCGCAGTCACACTGCGCCACAGCAGCATCCATGCAAAAATGGTGTCGCCCACAGCATCCTGGAACGGATGGGCATTGGCAAAGGCGGCAAGAACGTTGGGGCTCATGGCGGTGGTTCCCATGTGAATGGCCACCTCGGCTAATTTGTTTACCACCTCTTCCACCTTAGTCGCTGTTTTTTCAAGTATGGCAATATCCTTAGCTAAAGCAATTGTTGCCTGCATTTCACCAAACAGATCCATGATTGGCTTGCCCTTTTTCATGCCAAGTTTACGCCCTAGAAGATCCATGGCCTGAATGCCGTTGGTCCCTTCATAGATCATGGTGATTCTGACATCACGAAGCAACTGGGCCATGGGATACTCCTCGATAAATCCATAACCACCGTAAACCTGCATACCCTGGGAGCAGACCTCAAAGGCCCGGTCCGTGACATACCCCTTGGCAATGGGGGTGAGCACTTCAACAAATCCCTGGTACCTGGC is drawn from uncultured Desulfobacter sp. and contains these coding sequences:
- the hysA gene encoding NiFeSe hydrogenase large subunit HysA, giving the protein MSGCKPASDPVGSTKKLKISIDPVTRIEGHLKAEVEVKNGVVVDARMSGGMYRGFEQILVGRDPRDAVQITQRICGVCPTAHATASSLALDDAFGVTLTDNGRIARNLILGANFIQSHILHFYHLAALDYVNGPNTAPFIPRYKNNDIRIPKEINDAAVAQYLEALEMRKICHEMVALLGGKMPHVQGIVVGGTTEIPTREALNAYAERFKKVKKFVMEKYIPVVYTLAGPYGDLLKTGVGHKNLVSWGVFPMDSKGTTLLKPGVYTDGKDYKVDPAQIKEYVKYSWFEQSTTGLNPTRGQTRPEPGKAGAYSFIKAPRYNDKPHEGGPLARMWATNPELSKTGQQALGVKKLRDIGDACFSILGRHVARAEETALVAGAVEIWLAQATPGKETFVPADIPENAEGLGMTEAPRGALLHYVDIKDSVISNYQITSATIWNANPRDDMDQRGPIEEALIGVPVPDVDNPVNIGRLIRAYDPULGCAVHVLDADTGKEIKVEVPL
- the hysD gene encoding NiFeSe hydrogenase maturation protease → MKKLLVLGVGNILMQDEGFGVHAINAFWEEKEDWKDADVDFIDGGTFTQDIFYLFEAYENVLVLDIVRANQPPGTIFTREEHQLRKDKKQMLSLHDIDLLDSLGMAQMRGHRPYLRVVGIEPAIIDWGTQLTPPLAAAFPDYLKIVRQQIIKLLGASDKD
- the hysB gene encoding NiFeSe hydrogenase small subunit, with the translated sequence MKKQQTLPGMQHENLGVTRRCFLKTVAGAAAGIGASQVVNPALVKALEKGLTRHPVLWIQGQGCTGCSVSLLNSVDPPIADVLLKVISLQYHPTVMASEGETALENLFGIAKEYQGKFSIVVEGAIPTAADGKYCVVGEYGRTEYTMVDLIKKVAPMAGSCIAVGTCAAYGGIPAAKGNVTGATGCTDFFADNGIQTPLINIPGCPPHPDWIVLSIVHLLENGIPDLDDQGRPMLFFGENIHDNCPRLEMYEADELSKILSDPKGCRMDLGCKGPSTYADCYKRKWNSGLNWCVDNAVCIGCVEPGFPDESSPFYEPA